In Schizosaccharomyces osmophilus chromosome 1, complete sequence, the genomic window ATAGAAAGCTGTACAGCTATAAAAACTTGCTTACATTTTCGTTATGCATTCTTACTAAAATATAAAACACCATAAATGACCaattattgaaatttaCCTTGGTGGAGAATTGACTgtattgaaaattttgttaCGCGATTATGAACGACAAACACTCTAGTCTTGGTTCTTGGCCTTTCTCTTAGCAAGACGCTTGCCAGTACCGAAGACCTTCTTGCCTCTGTTCTTACGTTGCTTGCGTTGTTGACGGGCAACCTTTTCAATGGGTTGAGCTTGACCGACACGGACGAGACGGTAATGAGGCTCAAACTTCTTCATAGCCTCATTGGAGTCGTAGATCAAAGCAAAACCAGTAGATCTGCCACCACCAAATTGAGTACGAAGACCAAAGGCAGTGATGCTGTCAGCTTCAGCCTTGTACATTTGAGCCAACTTTTCGCGAAGTTCATTCTTGGAAAGGTTGGCCTTACCAGGATGAAGGATGTCGACGACCTGTTATAGTTAGCTCTTAATGTTCTTCCTTCCATATTACATTCActtgatttccttttgttctAGTCGAATTTCAAGCGCTGTAACTTGCTGTAACTTACCATctgctttctttgaagcAAGCGGTTAGTCATAAACTTGCGAGTTCTGATTGTCACGGCCTCACTCATTTTAGCAACTTGTGGTGACTGATGGTGgtaaagaaaggaaatctAGTCGAGTACAGGATTTTGCTTGGAGGGAGAAACTGTGACtgtttttttggttaaAACCCTTTTTAACATGGTTCGGCATACCGCGGTAAATGCTTTCCATATAAGTTCGTTAGATCTCGGTACAATACAATTCCTTTATCTGATCAATCTGCGACGTGTAAAACTCATCGCTTCCGTAgtctgtaaacaaactagAGCCATTACGTGCCAAGTCATAAGGCATTTGATTTTACATCTATTGCTGTTTTattatttggaaaacataaaatatCCTTTGTCATTTCTTGCtgtctgttttttttgcgATTTGCTTTTGTGAAGAAGACGTCCTAAATACGCGTTTTATCGTAAGAATCACTGATATCAAGATCAAAActgctttttgttcatcatGTCGCAAACCATTTGGTCAAATTCAATGCCTTTTCGATTGACGAACCTTCAAGGATCAAATGCCGTGTTGGAGCACGATGAACGACGTCTTTACTTGACTCGTCGAGAAGATTCGAATTTGTGGGAAGTATACTTAAAGAACTTTGAGGACGTTGAAGTAGATGAAATTGTTCAGTTGGCTTTTCAGGCCATTTTCACTACGCTTCCTATCATCAAGGGTGAAGTCACCTTGAAATGGGAACCTTTAGCTTCCTATAAAGGAAAACTGACTCTTCCTGTATTCTTCAACGAAGAACAGGGATGTATCAGCACTGATCGTATGGCGTTTTGGCAAATTGCTACTCCTTGGATCACCAACAAACAACCTGAATGGCCCTTGTCTTATCTaccaaaccaaaaaatccGTCGTCCTAATGCACCAAAGCCTGGAACCATCTTGTATGAGCGTTTCATTCCTAGTTTAAATGAGACGTTGTCATTTGTTGCCTTAGACATTGATCAACATTTACAATACTTCCACGAATGGCAAAATAACCCTC contains:
- the sib3 gene encoding siderophore-iron biosynthesis protein Sib3; translated protein: MSQTIWSNSMPFRLTNLQGSNAVLEHDERRLYLTRREDSNLWEVYLKNFEDVEVDEIVQLAFQAIFTTLPIIKGEVTLKWEPLASYKGKLTLPVFFNEEQGCISTDRMAFWQIATPWITNKQPEWPLSYLPNQKIRRPNAPKPGTILYERFIPSLNETLSFVALDIDQHLQYFHEWQNNPRVSHFWTETGNWDQHRDYLLKLQSDPHAYAVIGCFNEQPFGYFEVYWVPEDRIAPFAQPWHTHDRGFHALVGNEHFRGPHRVPVWLSSITHMLFLDDSRTQRILLEPRNDNKKFIDYLIAENYCKRLEFDFPHKRAAFMEITRTMFFSCLGPRI
- the rps2402 gene encoding 40S ribosomal protein S24; protein product: MSEAVTIRTRKFMTNRLLQRKQMVVDILHPGKANLSKNELREKLAQMYKAEADSITAFGLRTQFGGGRSTGFALIYDSNEAMKKFEPHYRLVRVGQAQPIEKVARQQRKQRKNRGKKVFGTGKRLAKRKAKNQD